CGGGCGCTGGATTATCTCGAGCAGGAGCCGCTGGCGGACGCGAAGAGGGTGGCGGTGATGGGCCATTCGCGGCTGGGCAAGGCGGCGCTGTGGGCAGGAGCGCAGGACGAGCGGTTCGCGCTGGTGATCGCCAACAACTCCGGCTGCATGGGCGCGGCGCTGAGCCGGCGGAAATACGGAGAAACCATCGCGCATATTACGAAGCTGGCGCCGTACTGGTTCTGCCAGAATTTCCTTAAATATGCGGGAAAAGAAGACGAATTGCCGGTGGACCAGCACCTGCTGATCGCGCTGTGCGCGCCGCGGCCGGTATATGCGGCGAGCGCGGAGGAAGACCGGTGGGCCGACCCGCGCGGAGAATTCCTGTCCCTCGTGCATGCCGATCCGGTCTACCGGCTGCTGGGCGCGGAGGGACTGCCGGAAAAGGAGATGCCGGAGCGGCACGAACCCGTGATGGGCCGGCTTGGCTATCATCTCCGCGCCGGGGTTCATGATGTGACGGACTACGACTGGCAGCAGTTCATCGAATTCGCCCGCAGGCATTTCGGGATGGAGGGAGCGTGACCGGGGGCGCGGCGGCGGAGGAGCGCGCATGAAATGGGCGGCTGTGGCGGCCGTCGCGCTCTGTGCGGCGGCGTTCCTCCTGTGGGCCGCGGGCCGTCTGTGGTGGAGCCGGACCACTCAGGAGCGGAGGGCGAGACTCGCGTCGCAGCCTGAGCGGAGACCGCAGCGGGAAGCAGCGGTCGAGACGCTGCCTTTGCCGGTTCAGCGTTACCTGAGGCGGGCGCTCATGCTGGCGGAGGCGAGGGCGGAGAGGGTATGGGTGCGCCAGGAGGGCGTGTTCAACCTGAGCGAAGAAGGCGAGCGCTGGGCGCCGTTCTCCGCCGAGCAGGTGACGTCGTTGGCTGAGCCGGGCTTCGACTGGGACGCCCGGGTGCGGATGGCGCCGGGAATGACGGTGTTTGTCCGCGACGCATATGCGGCCGGGGAGGGCCTGACCGAAGCGCGGGTGTTCGGATTATGGCCGGTGGCGCATGCGCGGGGCGGAGGGGCGATCGCGGAAGGGCAACTGCTACGGTTCCTTGCCGAGACGCCATGGTATCCGATGGTGCTGCAACCCGGCGGGCTGGTGGAGTGGAGCGGGGTGGACGAACGGTCTGCGCGGGCGACGATACGGCATGGAGCGCTGCGGGTCTCGATGGTCTTTACGTTCGGCGAGGACGATTCGGTGATGGCGGTGAGGGCAGAGGCTCGCGGGCGGATGAGCCAGGGGCGGCTGGTTCCGACGCCCTGGCAGGGGCGGTTCTGGAATTACGCCTACAGGGAAGGCGTGTGGTTGCCGCTGGAGGGCGAGGTGTCGTGGATTCTGCCCTCGGGCCCGCACCCGTACTGGCGCGGGCGGATCAGGGAGATCCGCTTCGAGGAGCGGCGGTGAAAAAGGCTCAGAGCGGACGCAGCCGCGGCCATGCGATTTCGACGCCCTGGCGCGTGAGCAGGTCCTGGAATTCCCGGAGGAGCTTTTCGGTGTTGCGCACCTGGCGCGGGCGCAGCCCGCGGCGCACGCAGTGCGCGGCGAGCGCGCCGGCGCTTTCGCCGATGTTCCATTCGACCGGGTGCAGACGGTAGCAGCCGTTGGTGATGTGGGTGACGCCGAGGTTTTTCGAGGCGGGCAGGAGATTCTCGACGCGTTTCGGGATGAGGGCGCCGAGAGGGATCTGGAAGGGGAGGCAGCTGACGTCGATGTAGTTGTCGCCGCCGCTGGAAGGGTGCAGGTCGATGCGGTAGCTGCCGACGCCGACGGAATCGGGGAAGGACTCGGCAGAGACCTCTTCCCGCGGCTTGCCGGTGGCCTGCATGCGGGCGTCGGTGCCGACGTGGTGCTCGAGCACGGTGAATTCAGCCTGGATGCGGCGCGACTCGCGGATGTAGGGATACATGGCGAGACCGTCGGCGGTGCCGGTGATGTCGGGGCGCAGGTGGAGTCCTTTCCAGCCCGTTCCTCCGTCCGGGCGGGGGGCTTCGGTCTGCATCCAATACACGAGCGACAGGCTGAGCTGGCGGGCGCGCTTCAGGTGCCGGGCTGCTTCTTCAGGAGAGACGCCGTAGAGGTTGCCGAGCCAGTAGTCGTTCTGCGGCCAGTTGACGAGCGTGACATCGGTGGCACAGAAGCCGGGCTCGTAGATGGCCTTGTTGATGATGCGGCGGTAGAGCCAGAGATTGAGGCCGGGCTCTTTGGCCTGAAGCGTGGGGTCGAAAAACATGCGGCGCGGCTGCAGGGTGATGGGGTCGGACATGGACCAGCTGAGCAGCTTGCCGGGCCAGGGCGGGCGCATTTCGGGAACGTAGTCGCGCCAGAAGGAGTACTCTTCGGGACGGTCGATCGTGTGATCGGCATCGGGGTCGTAGCCGAGGGCGAAGCAGACGGTGAAGGCCTGATGATTGGCAGGCTGAGGCTGTTCGGGGGCGTGAAGTTCTCCGGTCTGGGCGCGCGACTCGGCGCCGGTGACGAATTCGGTGCGGGTGAGGGGCAGGAGTTCGCCGGTTTCGGTGGCATCAATGAAGTACGGTGCGCGGACGACGCGCGCGGCGCCGGAGTCGTCGCGGAACTCGACGGCCCTGACCGTGGCGCCGTCGGTGTCGGCGCGGAGGGGGACGGCGCGGGTGAAGAGGGCGAGGCGGCCGGAGGAGAGGTAGCGCTGCAGCATGGAGTGCAGCACGGCGAGGGCGACGCGCGGCTCGTGCGTGATGGGGGAGACGGCGCCGCCGCCGGGATTGAGGCGGGGGTTTTCGGCGTGCGGCGGCAGGAGGGGATAGTGGGTGCGGTAATACTGGCGGACGCCGTTGCGGAAGGCGCGGTAGGCGGCGGTGCAGCCGAACCATTCGATCCAGGGATGCTCGTCGGGAGGGACAGCCTGGGCGGTGAGCTGGCCGCCGATCCAGAGCGTCTCTTCGGTCATGACGACGCGGAGCCCGGCGCGGCAGGCGGCGAGGGCGGCGGCGCAGCCTCCGGTGCCGCCGCCGATGATGGCGACGTCGGCGGCGATTTCGCGTCCTGAGGCCCAGGCGGGGACGGAGAAAACAGGAACGGCGGAGATTGTTTGGAGAAACGAGCGGCGCGTGAGCTTCATGGGCAATCGACCCTACGCTATCATGGGCTTGGGTCTGGTGTGCGGGCCCTTTCCATGGCGGTTGTCACCGTTTCCGGGCAGGCTGGATGCAGGACGCGCGAGGTGGCGCGCCTGGCGGCGCAGCGGCTGGGTTTCACGCATCTGAGCGCGGAGAGGCTGGACGCGCTGATGGGGGAAGAGTTCGGGCCGGTGATCGAGCGCGCCAGCCGCGTTTGGCCGGACATGGCGGCTTCCATTCTGCTGCGGCTGGCCACGCAGGAGCACCTGGTGGTGGGGGTGGATGGCGCCGAAGAGCTGTTCCGGGGCTTCCCTGCCCTGCTGCGGGTGCGCGTGGTGGCGCCGGCGGCCCGGCGGACGGGCAACGTGATGCTGGACGACGGGCTGAACCGCGCGGAGGCGCGGCAGGCGCTGGCGAGGCGGGACCGGGAGGCGGCGCAGTTGCGGAAAGCGCGGTTCGGACGAGCGACGGCGGCAGCCGAGAATTTCGATCTGGTGCTGAACGCCGCGTCGCTGGACGCGGCGCACATGGCGGAGCTGATCGCGGCGGCGGTGGCGCAGCAGGGGCTGGCCGAGCACGGGTTTCTGTCGCCGGCGGCGGAGGCGCAGCTGCAGTTCCAGATCCGGCTGCGGCTGGCGAAACACGGAATCCATCCGCGCGGCCGCGCGGCGCTGACCAAGCCGCAGTTCGGGCATCCTTCCGAGGAGATCTTTGCCAACCTGCTGGACTTTTACCGGATCCCATGGGAGTATGAGCCGAAGTCGTTCCCGATCGCATGGGACGAGAACGGCAACGTGATCGAGGCGTTCACGCCGGACTTTTATCTGCCGGAATCGAACCTTTACGTGGAGCTCACCACGATGAAACAGTCGCTGGTGACAAAAAAGAACCGGAAGATCCGGCTTTTGCGGGAGATCTACCCGCACGTGAACATCCAGGTGTTTTACCAGAAGGACATCATGGATCTGGTGATGAAATACGGGCTGGCGCCGCAGGCGCAGCCGCAGCCGTAGGCGGGGGTGGCATGAAAGTTCCCGCGCTTCCCGTCATCGACCGGGTGCTGTTCACCGAGGAGGAGGTGCAGCGCCGCATCCGCGAAGTGGCGGCGGAAATTTCCAGCCGCTACCGGGATGGAAATCTGAAAATGATCGGGGTGCTGAAGGGGAGCGTGTTTTTCCTGACGGCGCTGGCGCGGGAGCTGACGATTCCGGTGAAGATCGATTTTCTGTCGATTTCGCCGTTTTCGAACCATACGAAGGCGCCCGGGGTGGTGCGGATCGCAAAAGATCTGGACGAGCCCGTGGAGGGCGAGGACGTGCTGCTGGTGGAGGACATCGTCGACACGGGCTTCACGGCGCGATATCTGCTGCAGACGATCGCCGGGCGCGGGCCGAATTCGATCGCGCTGTGCACGATGCTGGACCGTCCGGCGCGGCGGATCGTGCCGCTGAAGATCGACTTCAAGTGTTTCGAAATTCCGGACCGGTTCGTGATCGGCTGCGGGCTGGACTACAAGCAGCTCTACCGGAACCTGAATTTCCTTGCCGTGCTGAAGCCGGACTGAGGCGGCGCAGGGCTTGCGACGCACGTCTTGACGAGTCCTGCCCTGCGAGGCGCATGCCAGGGCAAGGATGCGGGGGCGCCAGCAGGAAAGTCGACGGGCCTGCACGGCAGCCCGAGGCGGCTGTCAACGTTTTTCATCGGGCCTTCGGCCTCGCAGGGGGGCGGCTGAGAACCACAATGATGGTTTGCGAAGGCGCCAGCGCGCGGAAGGGTTGCTGGAACTTTACGCCTTTGGCAGCGAGGCCAACCGGCGGTGCGCAGCCAGGAAGACAAGGGCAGCCGAGCAGAGCCAGAGGGTCGATGGCTCAGGGATCTCGCTGGGACCGCCTCCCGACCCACCGCCAGGCCCTCCATTTGATCCGCCCCCGGGGCCGCCATTCACGGTGGCGACGAGACTTCCCCCGGCAAACATTCTGAAAGGAAAGCAGTTGAAGCATTC
This DNA window, taken from Bryobacteraceae bacterium, encodes the following:
- a CDS encoding hypoxanthine phosphoribosyltransferase, producing MKVPALPVIDRVLFTEEEVQRRIREVAAEISSRYRDGNLKMIGVLKGSVFFLTALARELTIPVKIDFLSISPFSNHTKAPGVVRIAKDLDEPVEGEDVLLVEDIVDTGFTARYLLQTIAGRGPNSIALCTMLDRPARRIVPLKIDFKCFEIPDRFVIGCGLDYKQLYRNLNFLAVLKPD
- a CDS encoding FAD-dependent oxidoreductase, which codes for MKLTRRSFLQTISAVPVFSVPAWASGREIAADVAIIGGGTGGCAAALAACRAGLRVVMTEETLWIGGQLTAQAVPPDEHPWIEWFGCTAAYRAFRNGVRQYYRTHYPLLPPHAENPRLNPGGGAVSPITHEPRVALAVLHSMLQRYLSSGRLALFTRAVPLRADTDGATVRAVEFRDDSGAARVVRAPYFIDATETGELLPLTRTEFVTGAESRAQTGELHAPEQPQPANHQAFTVCFALGYDPDADHTIDRPEEYSFWRDYVPEMRPPWPGKLLSWSMSDPITLQPRRMFFDPTLQAKEPGLNLWLYRRIINKAIYEPGFCATDVTLVNWPQNDYWLGNLYGVSPEEAARHLKRARQLSLSLVYWMQTEAPRPDGGTGWKGLHLRPDITGTADGLAMYPYIRESRRIQAEFTVLEHHVGTDARMQATGKPREEVSAESFPDSVGVGSYRIDLHPSSGGDNYIDVSCLPFQIPLGALIPKRVENLLPASKNLGVTHITNGCYRLHPVEWNIGESAGALAAHCVRRGLRPRQVRNTEKLLREFQDLLTRQGVEIAWPRLRPL